The Enterobacter asburiae genome window below encodes:
- the ihfB gene encoding integration host factor subunit beta has product MTKSELIERLASQQPHIPAKAVEDAVKEMLEHMASTLAQGERIEIRGFGSFSLHYRAPRTGRNPKTGDKVELEGKYVPHFKPGKELRDRANIYGN; this is encoded by the coding sequence ATGACCAAGTCAGAATTGATTGAAAGACTTGCCAGTCAGCAACCGCATATCCCTGCCAAGGCAGTGGAAGATGCCGTAAAAGAGATGCTGGAGCATATGGCCTCCACTCTTGCCCAGGGCGAGCGCATTGAAATCCGCGGTTTCGGTAGTTTTTCTCTGCACTATCGTGCTCCACGTACCGGGCGTAACCCGAAAACTGGCGATAAAGTCGAGCTGGAAGGCAAGTACGTTCCACACTTTAAGCCGGGTAAAGAACTGCGCGATCGCGCCAATATTTACGGCAACTGA
- a CDS encoding ComEC family protein, with product MGIPALSICAILAIAPLLWLPELPSRHTVWIMIVGGVVLAARRNVRLKYAGITLLFCVWGILAAKESVWPMQHLTTGAAQAEVAITATDGSTQHQGNILSVEGKRWWASTGVTLYGNYLPQKACAGQRWTMTLRLRPAHGELNDGGYDSQRSAFARHQTLSGHFTHAELVDGRCSLRAQYLTSLQNRLSAYRWGAVILGLGMGERLDVPREIKDLMRETGTLHLMAISGLHIALAASLAWLLARGLQFLLPSHRVHWQMPLLAGLCFAAFYAWLTGLQPPALRTVIALTVLAMLRIAARQWSPWQVWGCCIAAILISDPLAILSQSLLLSAFAVAALIFWFQWLPLPGWHRARRIRPLLNLIYLQVGMLMLLMPLQVLIFHGFSISSLVANLFAVPLVTFVSVPLILLGMLLHLLPLAAPESVVWFAANKSLAGLFWLLMRLPDGWQNVDQRWQYMTLLPWLIIIGWRFRAWKTLPAVCLAGSVLLTFPLWRTEKNESWTLHMLDVGQGLAMVVERQGKAILYDTGLAWPGGDSAQRLIIPWLRWHHLRPEGVILSHEHLDHAGGLASLQKAWPDVWVISPLHQAGHRPCFRGQRWRWQGLTFTAHWPPENYPAQGNNHSCVVKVDDGEQSVLLTGDIEAQAEQAMLSHYWRYLTSTLIQVPHHGSNTSSSLPLVQRVEGQIALDSAARYNAWRFPSAKVVRRYRKEGYIWHDTPHSGQISVTFSQHHWQIRRLREQFLPVWYHQWFGAPVDNG from the coding sequence ATGGGAATTCCCGCGCTTAGCATCTGCGCCATTCTGGCGATAGCCCCGTTACTCTGGTTACCTGAACTGCCATCACGTCATACCGTGTGGATAATGATTGTTGGCGGAGTCGTGCTGGCCGCACGGCGAAATGTACGACTGAAGTATGCGGGTATCACGCTGTTATTTTGCGTGTGGGGTATTCTGGCTGCGAAGGAGAGCGTCTGGCCAATGCAGCATTTAACCACGGGGGCTGCGCAGGCTGAGGTAGCGATCACCGCCACAGATGGCTCAACGCAGCATCAGGGCAACATTCTCAGCGTAGAGGGCAAGCGCTGGTGGGCCTCCACCGGCGTAACGCTGTATGGCAATTATCTGCCACAAAAAGCGTGTGCCGGTCAGCGCTGGACCATGACGCTCAGGCTCAGGCCTGCCCACGGCGAACTGAACGACGGCGGATATGATTCTCAGCGCAGCGCCTTTGCCCGTCATCAAACGCTGAGCGGTCACTTTACCCATGCTGAACTCGTCGATGGGCGCTGCAGCCTGCGAGCGCAATACCTGACGTCACTGCAAAACCGACTTTCTGCTTACCGCTGGGGGGCGGTTATCCTCGGACTGGGAATGGGGGAACGTCTGGATGTGCCCCGGGAAATAAAAGACCTGATGCGTGAAACCGGGACGCTACATTTGATGGCGATTTCGGGTCTGCATATCGCGCTGGCGGCATCCCTCGCCTGGTTACTCGCGCGTGGGCTTCAGTTTCTATTACCCAGCCACCGGGTCCACTGGCAAATGCCTCTTCTGGCCGGGTTATGCTTTGCCGCTTTCTACGCCTGGCTTACCGGTTTGCAACCACCTGCGCTACGAACGGTCATCGCGCTTACTGTGCTTGCAATGTTGCGGATCGCTGCCCGGCAATGGTCTCCATGGCAGGTATGGGGTTGCTGTATCGCGGCGATCCTGATAAGCGATCCCTTAGCCATACTCTCGCAGAGTCTGCTCTTGTCTGCATTTGCCGTCGCCGCGCTGATTTTCTGGTTTCAGTGGCTGCCTCTTCCAGGCTGGCACCGGGCACGACGTATACGGCCGCTGCTGAACCTGATCTATCTGCAGGTCGGTATGCTGATGCTGCTGATGCCGCTACAGGTTCTGATTTTCCATGGCTTCAGCATCTCCTCCCTGGTCGCGAATCTCTTTGCCGTTCCCCTGGTGACGTTTGTCTCCGTGCCGCTGATCCTGCTCGGCATGCTGCTTCATCTCCTACCGCTGGCGGCACCGGAAAGCGTTGTCTGGTTCGCAGCCAATAAGTCACTTGCGGGGCTGTTCTGGCTCCTCATGCGCCTGCCTGACGGCTGGCAAAATGTCGACCAACGCTGGCAGTACATGACATTACTGCCCTGGCTTATCATCATCGGCTGGCGCTTTCGTGCCTGGAAAACCCTTCCTGCCGTTTGCCTTGCAGGAAGTGTTTTACTCACATTTCCTCTCTGGAGAACGGAAAAAAACGAGAGCTGGACGCTGCATATGCTGGATGTAGGGCAGGGGCTGGCGATGGTCGTTGAACGGCAGGGGAAAGCCATTCTCTATGATACCGGGCTTGCCTGGCCGGGCGGGGATAGCGCTCAGCGGTTAATTATCCCGTGGCTTCGCTGGCATCACCTGCGGCCTGAAGGCGTTATTCTCAGTCATGAACACCTCGACCATGCGGGAGGACTCGCATCGTTGCAAAAAGCGTGGCCGGACGTGTGGGTAATAAGCCCCTTGCACCAGGCGGGACATCGCCCCTGTTTTCGCGGGCAGAGATGGCGATGGCAGGGACTTACCTTCACCGCCCACTGGCCCCCTGAAAATTACCCTGCTCAGGGAAATAACCATTCCTGTGTGGTAAAGGTGGACGACGGTGAGCAGAGCGTTCTGCTAACGGGGGACATTGAAGCGCAAGCGGAACAGGCTATGCTTAGCCATTACTGGCGTTATCTCACGTCCACGCTCATACAGGTGCCCCATCATGGCAGCAATACTTCTTCTTCATTGCCGCTGGTGCAGCGGGTGGAAGGTCAGATCGCCCTGGATTCAGCGGCACGGTATAACGCATGGCGATTCCCGTCGGCAAAAGTTGTCCGTCGTTATCGAAAAGAGGGGTATATCTGGCACGATACCCCTCATTCTGGACAAATATCGGTGACATTCTCGCAACATCACTGGCAAATCCGGCGCTTGCGAGAGCAATTTTTACCCGTTTGGTATCATCAGTGGTTTGGCGCGCCCGTCGATAACGGGTAG
- the msbA gene encoding lipid A ABC transporter ATP-binding protein/permease MsbA, with protein sequence MHNDKDLSTWQTFRRLWPMIAPFKTGLIVAGVALILNAASDTFMLSLLKPLLDDGFGKTDRSVLLWMPLVVIGLMILRGITSYISSYCISWVSGKVVMTMRRRLFSHMMGMPVSFFDKQSTGTLLSRITYDSEQVASSSSSALITVVREGASIIGLFAMMFYYSWQLSIILIVLAPIVSIAIRVVSKRFRNISKNMQNTMGQVTTSAEQMLKGHKEVLIFGGQDVETKRFDKVSNKMRLQGMKMVSASSISDPIIQLIASLALAFVLYAASFPSVMETLTAGTITVVFSSMIALMRPLKSLTNVNAQFQRGMAACQTLFSILDSEQEKDEGKRVIERANGDVEFRNVTFTYPGREVPALRNINLSIPAGKTVALVGRSGSGKSTIASLMTRFYDINEGEILLDGHDLREYTLQSLRNQVALVSQNVHLFNDTVANNIAYARTDEYSREQIENAARMAYAMDFINKMDNGLDTIIGENGVLLSGGQRQRIAIARALLRDSPILILDEATSALDTESERAIQSALDELQKNRTSLVIAHRLSTIEQADEIVVVEDGVIVERGSHADLLEHRGVYAQLHKMQFGQQ encoded by the coding sequence ATGCATAACGACAAAGATCTCTCCACGTGGCAAACCTTCCGCCGACTCTGGCCGATGATTGCGCCCTTTAAAACAGGCCTGATCGTGGCGGGAGTAGCGTTAATCCTCAACGCAGCCAGCGATACTTTTATGCTATCGCTTCTCAAACCGTTACTGGACGACGGTTTTGGTAAAACGGATCGCTCAGTGTTGCTATGGATGCCTCTGGTGGTTATCGGACTGATGATCTTACGCGGCATCACCAGCTATATCTCCAGCTACTGTATTTCCTGGGTATCAGGGAAAGTGGTGATGACCATGCGCCGTCGCCTGTTCAGCCACATGATGGGCATGCCGGTTTCGTTCTTTGACAAGCAGTCTACCGGGACGCTGCTGTCCCGTATTACCTACGACTCAGAACAGGTCGCCTCTTCGTCCTCAAGCGCGCTGATCACCGTTGTGCGTGAGGGTGCGTCAATCATCGGCCTGTTCGCGATGATGTTCTATTACAGCTGGCAGCTGTCGATCATCCTTATCGTTCTGGCGCCGATAGTTTCTATTGCCATCCGCGTCGTCTCAAAGCGCTTCCGCAATATCAGTAAGAATATGCAGAACACGATGGGGCAGGTGACGACCAGCGCGGAACAGATGCTGAAAGGGCATAAAGAAGTTCTGATTTTTGGTGGTCAGGACGTCGAAACCAAACGCTTTGATAAAGTCAGCAACAAAATGCGTCTTCAGGGGATGAAAATGGTCTCGGCCTCTTCCATCTCTGATCCGATTATTCAGCTGATTGCCTCCCTGGCGCTGGCATTCGTCCTCTATGCGGCAAGCTTCCCGAGCGTGATGGAGACGCTGACGGCGGGTACCATCACCGTGGTCTTCTCCTCGATGATCGCCCTGATGCGTCCGCTAAAATCCCTGACGAACGTGAACGCCCAGTTCCAGCGCGGGATGGCCGCCTGTCAGACACTGTTCAGCATTCTGGATTCCGAACAGGAAAAGGATGAAGGTAAGCGCGTTATCGAGCGTGCAAACGGAGACGTCGAATTCCGCAACGTGACCTTTACCTATCCAGGCCGTGAAGTGCCTGCCCTGCGTAATATCAACCTGTCTATTCCGGCGGGTAAAACCGTTGCGCTGGTGGGCCGCTCCGGCTCGGGTAAATCGACTATTGCCAGCCTGATGACCCGTTTCTACGATATTAACGAAGGTGAGATCCTGTTAGACGGTCATGACCTACGGGAGTATACCCTGCAGTCGCTGCGTAACCAGGTTGCGCTGGTCTCTCAGAACGTGCATCTGTTTAACGATACGGTCGCCAACAACATCGCTTACGCACGCACTGATGAGTACAGCCGCGAACAGATTGAGAACGCCGCGCGTATGGCCTACGCAATGGACTTTATCAACAAGATGGATAACGGTCTGGATACGATAATCGGTGAGAACGGGGTACTGCTCTCCGGCGGTCAGCGACAGCGTATCGCCATTGCGCGTGCGCTGCTGCGCGATAGCCCGATTCTGATCCTGGACGAAGCGACCTCTGCGCTGGATACGGAGTCTGAACGCGCTATCCAGTCCGCGCTAGATGAGCTGCAAAAGAACCGTACCTCGCTGGTGATTGCGCACCGTCTATCGACTATCGAGCAGGCTGACGAAATCGTCGTGGTTGAGGATGGCGTCATTGTTGAACGCGGAAGCCATGCCGATTTGCTGGAACACCGCGGCGTTTACGCTCAGCTTCATAAGATGCAGTTTGGCCAACAATGA
- the aroA gene encoding 3-phosphoshikimate 1-carboxyvinyltransferase — translation MESLTLQPIARVDGTINLPGSKSVSNRALLLAALANGTTVLTNLLDSDDVRHMLNALKALGVHYTLSDDRTRCEVTGNGGALRSGEELELFLGNAGTAMRPLAAALCLGSNNIVLTGEPRMKERPIGHLVDALRQGGAQVEYLEQENYPPLRLRGGFTGGHVEVDGSVSSQFLTALLMTAPLAPQDTVITIKGELVSKPYIDITLHLMKTFGVEVENQSYQRFVVRGAQQYQSPGNYLVEGDASSASYFLAAGAIKGGTVKVTGIGRNSVQGDIRFADVLEKMGAIVTWGDDFISCTHGELNAIDMDMNHIPDAAMTIATAALFAKGTTTLRNIYNWRVKETDRLFAMATELRKVGAEVEEGEDYIRVTPPAKLQFAEIGTYNDHRMAMCFSLVALSDTPVTILDPKCTAKTFPDYFEQLARISTLA, via the coding sequence ATGGAATCCCTGACGTTACAACCTATCGCGCGGGTAGATGGCACCATTAATCTGCCTGGTTCAAAAAGTGTCTCGAACCGCGCTCTGCTGCTGGCAGCTCTGGCAAACGGCACCACCGTCCTCACAAACCTGCTGGACAGCGATGACGTGCGCCATATGCTCAATGCGCTGAAAGCGTTGGGCGTTCATTACACTCTCTCTGACGATCGTACCCGCTGCGAAGTGACCGGCAACGGCGGCGCGCTGCGCTCGGGCGAAGAGCTTGAGCTGTTTCTGGGCAACGCGGGTACCGCGATGCGCCCGCTGGCGGCGGCCCTGTGCCTGGGGAGCAACAACATTGTGCTGACCGGCGAGCCGCGCATGAAAGAGCGTCCGATTGGTCACCTGGTGGATGCCCTGCGTCAGGGCGGCGCGCAGGTTGAGTATCTGGAGCAGGAAAACTATCCGCCACTGCGTCTGCGCGGAGGTTTTACCGGCGGTCACGTCGAGGTTGACGGCAGCGTTTCCAGCCAGTTCCTGACGGCACTGCTGATGACCGCGCCGCTGGCACCGCAGGATACGGTTATCACCATTAAAGGTGAACTGGTCTCCAAACCGTACATTGATATCACCCTGCACCTGATGAAAACCTTCGGCGTTGAGGTGGAAAACCAGTCTTATCAGCGCTTCGTGGTGCGCGGCGCGCAGCAGTACCAGTCTCCGGGCAACTATCTCGTTGAAGGGGATGCGTCATCCGCGTCCTACTTCCTGGCCGCGGGTGCGATTAAAGGCGGCACGGTAAAAGTGACCGGTATTGGCCGTAACAGCGTACAGGGCGACATCCGTTTTGCGGACGTGCTGGAAAAGATGGGCGCCATTGTCACGTGGGGCGATGACTTCATCTCCTGTACCCACGGTGAGCTGAACGCCATCGACATGGACATGAACCATATCCCGGATGCGGCGATGACCATTGCCACTGCGGCGCTGTTTGCCAAAGGCACCACCACGCTGCGTAACATCTACAACTGGCGCGTAAAAGAGACGGACCGCCTGTTCGCAATGGCGACCGAGCTGCGAAAAGTCGGTGCCGAGGTGGAAGAGGGCGAAGACTACATTCGCGTGACCCCTCCGGCAAAACTGCAGTTTGCGGAAATCGGCACCTACAACGATCACCGTATGGCGATGTGCTTCTCGCTGGTGGCGTTGTCAGACACGCCTGTCACCATTCTTGACCCGAAATGTACCGCGAAAACCTTCCCGGACTACTTCGAACAGCTGGCACGCATTAGTACGCTGGCCTGA
- the rpsA gene encoding 30S ribosomal protein S1 — protein MTESFAQLFEESLKTIETRPGSIVRGVVVAIDKDVVLVDAGLKSESAIPAEQFKNAQGELEIQVGDEVDVALDAVEDGFGETLLSREKAKRHEAWITLEKAYEEAETVVGVINGKVKGGFTVELNGIRAFLPGSLVDVRPVRDTLHLEGKELEFKVIKLDQKRNNVVVSRRAVIESENSAERDQLLENLQEGMEVKGIVKNLTDYGAFVDLGGVDGLLHITDMAWKRVKHPSEIVNVGDEITVKVLKFDRERTRVSLGLKQLGEDPWVAIAKRYPEGTKLTGRVTNLTDYGCFVEIEEGVEGLVHVSEMDWTNKNIHPSKVVNVGDVVEVMVLDIDEERRRISLGLKQCKNNPWQQFAETHNKGDRVEGKIKSITDFGIFIGLDGGIDGLVHLSDISWNVAGEEAVREYKKGDEIAAVVLQVDAERERISLGVKQLAEDPFNNWVALNKKGAIVNGKVTAVDAKGATVELADGVEGYLRASEASRDRVEDATLVLNVGDDVEAKFTGVDRKNRAISLSVRAKDEADEKDAIATVNKQEDANFSNNAMAEAFKAAKGE, from the coding sequence ATGACTGAATCTTTTGCTCAACTGTTTGAAGAATCCTTAAAAACAATCGAAACCCGCCCGGGTTCCATCGTTCGCGGTGTTGTTGTTGCTATCGACAAAGACGTAGTACTGGTTGACGCCGGTCTGAAATCTGAGTCCGCCATTCCGGCAGAGCAGTTCAAAAACGCCCAGGGCGAGCTGGAAATCCAGGTAGGTGACGAAGTTGACGTTGCTCTGGACGCAGTAGAAGACGGCTTCGGTGAAACCCTGCTTTCTCGTGAGAAAGCTAAACGTCACGAAGCATGGATCACGCTGGAAAAAGCTTACGAAGAAGCTGAAACTGTGGTCGGTGTTATCAACGGCAAAGTTAAAGGTGGCTTCACTGTTGAGCTGAATGGTATTCGTGCGTTCCTGCCAGGTTCTCTGGTAGACGTTCGTCCAGTTCGTGACACTCTGCACCTGGAAGGCAAAGAGCTTGAGTTCAAAGTAATCAAGCTGGACCAGAAGCGTAACAACGTTGTTGTTTCCCGTCGTGCCGTTATCGAATCCGAAAACAGCGCAGAACGCGATCAGCTGCTGGAAAACCTGCAGGAAGGCATGGAAGTCAAAGGTATCGTTAAGAACCTCACTGACTACGGCGCATTCGTTGACCTGGGCGGCGTTGATGGCCTGCTGCACATCACCGACATGGCGTGGAAACGCGTTAAGCACCCAAGCGAAATCGTGAACGTGGGCGACGAAATCACTGTTAAAGTGCTGAAGTTCGACCGCGAGCGTACTCGTGTATCCCTCGGCCTGAAACAGCTGGGCGAAGATCCATGGGTAGCTATCGCTAAGCGTTACCCAGAAGGTACTAAACTGACTGGTCGCGTAACCAACCTGACTGACTACGGCTGCTTCGTTGAAATCGAAGAAGGCGTTGAAGGCCTGGTGCACGTTTCCGAAATGGACTGGACCAACAAAAACATCCACCCATCCAAAGTTGTTAACGTTGGTGATGTAGTGGAAGTGATGGTTCTGGATATCGACGAAGAACGTCGTCGTATCTCCCTGGGCCTGAAACAGTGCAAAAACAACCCATGGCAGCAGTTCGCGGAAACCCACAACAAGGGCGACCGTGTTGAAGGTAAAATCAAGTCTATCACTGACTTCGGTATCTTCATCGGCCTGGACGGCGGCATCGATGGCCTGGTTCACCTGTCTGACATCTCCTGGAACGTTGCAGGCGAAGAAGCAGTTCGTGAATACAAAAAAGGCGACGAAATCGCTGCAGTTGTTCTGCAGGTTGACGCAGAGCGTGAGCGTATCTCCCTGGGCGTTAAACAGCTCGCAGAAGATCCGTTCAACAACTGGGTTGCACTGAACAAGAAAGGCGCAATCGTAAACGGTAAAGTGACTGCAGTTGACGCTAAAGGCGCAACCGTAGAACTGGCTGACGGCGTTGAAGGTTACCTGCGCGCTTCTGAAGCTTCACGTGACCGCGTTGAAGATGCCACTCTGGTTCTGAACGTAGGCGACGACGTTGAAGCTAAGTTCACCGGTGTTGACCGTAAGAACCGTGCAATCAGCCTGTCTGTTCGTGCTAAAGACGAAGCTGATGAGAAAGATGCAATCGCAACTGTTAACAAACAGGAAGATGCAAACTTCTCTAACAACGCAATGGCTGAAGCTTTCAAAGCAGCTAAAGGCGAGTAA
- the cmk gene encoding (d)CMP kinase: MTAVAPVITIDGPSGAGKGTLCKAMAEALQWHLLDSGAIYRVLALAALHHHVDVASEEALVPLAAHLDVRFVSTDGNLEVILEGEDVSGEIRTQEVANAASQVAAFPRVREALLRRQRAFREAPGLIADGRDMGTVVFPDAPVKIFLDASSEERAQRRMLQLQEKGFSVNFDRLLSEIKERDDRDRNRAVAPLVPAEDALVLDSTSLTIEQVIEKALQYARQKLALA; this comes from the coding sequence ATGACGGCAGTTGCCCCGGTAATCACCATTGATGGGCCGAGTGGCGCAGGGAAAGGTACTCTGTGCAAAGCGATGGCGGAAGCATTGCAATGGCATCTTTTAGATTCGGGAGCAATCTATCGCGTGCTGGCGCTGGCCGCGCTGCATCACCATGTGGATGTCGCGTCTGAAGAAGCGCTGGTTCCGCTGGCCGCGCATCTGGATGTGCGTTTCGTATCGACCGATGGCAACCTGGAAGTCATCCTTGAAGGGGAAGACGTGAGCGGCGAAATCCGTACGCAGGAAGTGGCGAATGCGGCCTCCCAGGTTGCGGCCTTCCCGCGCGTTCGAGAGGCGCTGCTGCGTCGTCAGCGCGCGTTCCGTGAAGCCCCGGGGCTGATCGCTGACGGACGCGATATGGGAACCGTGGTATTCCCTGATGCGCCAGTGAAAATTTTCCTTGACGCCTCTTCGGAAGAACGTGCTCAACGCCGCATGCTTCAGTTGCAGGAAAAGGGGTTTAGTGTTAACTTTGATCGCCTTTTATCCGAGATAAAAGAGCGCGATGACCGCGATCGTAACCGCGCCGTCGCCCCACTTGTTCCTGCAGAAGATGCATTAGTTCTGGATTCAACCAGTTTAACTATTGAGCAAGTGATTGAAAAAGCGCTACAATATGCGCGCCAAAAACTGGCACTCGCGTAA
- the serC gene encoding 3-phosphoserine/phosphohydroxythreonine transaminase, with amino-acid sequence MAQVFNFSSGPAMLPADVLKQAQQELCDWNGLGTSVMEISHRGKEFIQVAEEAEKDFRDLLNIPSNYKVLFCHGGGRGQFAGVPLNILGDKTTADYVDAGYWAASAVKEAHKYCTPNVIDAKVTVDGLRAVKPMSEWQLSDNAAYLHYCPNETIDGIAIDETPNFGSDVVVAADFSSTILSAPIDVSRYGVIYAGAQKNIGPAGLTIVVVREDLLGKAHKSCPSILDYTVLNDNDSMFNTPPTFAWYLSGLVFKWLKQNGGVAQMDKVNQQKAELLYGVIDKSDFYRNDVANANRSRMNVPFQLADSSLDKVFLEESFAAGLHALKGHRVVGGMRASIYNAMPLEGVKALTDFMIDFERRHG; translated from the coding sequence ATGGCTCAAGTCTTTAATTTCAGTTCAGGTCCGGCAATGTTACCGGCAGACGTGCTTAAACAGGCTCAACAGGAACTTTGTGACTGGAACGGTCTCGGTACGTCGGTGATGGAAATCAGCCACCGTGGTAAAGAGTTTATTCAGGTGGCGGAAGAGGCAGAAAAGGATTTTCGCGATCTGCTGAATATTCCCTCGAACTACAAAGTATTGTTCTGCCACGGCGGTGGACGCGGCCAGTTTGCAGGCGTTCCGCTGAATATTCTCGGTGACAAAACGACGGCTGACTACGTTGACGCGGGTTACTGGGCGGCAAGCGCCGTTAAAGAAGCGCATAAATACTGCACGCCGAATGTTATCGACGCCAAAGTGACCGTTGACGGTCTGCGCGCCGTGAAGCCAATGAGCGAGTGGCAGCTTTCCGATAACGCAGCGTATCTGCACTACTGCCCGAACGAAACCATTGACGGGATTGCCATCGACGAGACGCCAAACTTCGGCAGCGATGTCGTGGTTGCCGCCGACTTCTCCTCCACCATTCTGTCTGCGCCAATTGATGTCAGCCGCTACGGCGTTATCTATGCGGGCGCGCAGAAAAATATCGGTCCGGCCGGTTTGACTATCGTCGTCGTGCGTGAAGACCTGCTGGGTAAAGCGCATAAATCCTGCCCGTCGATTCTCGATTACACCGTGCTGAACGATAACGACTCTATGTTCAACACCCCACCAACGTTTGCCTGGTATCTCTCCGGCCTGGTCTTCAAATGGCTGAAGCAAAACGGCGGCGTGGCGCAGATGGACAAGGTCAATCAGCAGAAAGCTGAACTGCTGTATGGCGTGATCGACAAGAGCGATTTCTACCGCAACGATGTGGCGAACGCTAACCGTTCCCGCATGAACGTGCCGTTCCAGCTGGCGGACAGCAGCCTGGACAAAGTGTTCCTGGAAGAGTCCTTCGCGGCAGGTCTGCATGCGCTCAAAGGCCACCGTGTCGTTGGCGGCATGCGTGCCTCCATCTATAACGCGATGCCGCTGGAAGGCGTTAAAGCCCTGACGGATTTCATGATCGACTTCGAACGTCGTCACGGTTAA
- a CDS encoding DUF421 domain-containing protein produces MKAFDLQRMAFDKVPPEFLGEVALRSLYTFVLVFLFLKITGRRGVRQMSLFEVLIILTLGSAAGDVAFYDDVPMVPVFIVFVSLALLYRLVMWLMSKSEKLEDLLEGKPVVIVEDGQLAWENVQSANMTEFEFFMELRLNSVEQLGQVRLAIMETNGQISVYYYSDDEVKPGLCILPDTLIERFRTVPESGEYACVRCSHVVAMQPGDRQLCPRCANPEWTKVSRAKRIT; encoded by the coding sequence ATGAAAGCATTTGATCTCCAGCGGATGGCGTTTGATAAAGTTCCTCCTGAATTTCTGGGCGAAGTGGCGCTGCGCAGCCTGTATACCTTCGTACTCGTCTTCCTGTTTCTAAAAATCACCGGCCGCCGCGGCGTGCGGCAGATGTCGCTCTTTGAGGTGTTGATCATCCTGACGCTGGGGTCTGCGGCGGGGGACGTCGCCTTTTATGACGACGTGCCGATGGTGCCGGTGTTTATCGTTTTTGTCTCACTGGCGCTACTTTACCGTCTTGTCATGTGGCTGATGTCGAAAAGCGAAAAGCTGGAAGATCTGCTTGAAGGGAAGCCGGTCGTTATCGTCGAGGACGGACAGCTGGCCTGGGAAAATGTACAAAGCGCTAATATGACCGAGTTTGAGTTCTTTATGGAGCTACGCCTGAACAGCGTTGAACAGCTCGGGCAGGTGCGTCTGGCGATCATGGAAACTAACGGGCAAATCAGCGTCTATTACTATTCTGACGACGAGGTGAAGCCGGGACTGTGTATCCTGCCGGATACGCTCATTGAGCGTTTCAGAACGGTACCGGAATCAGGCGAGTATGCATGCGTAAGATGTAGCCATGTAGTCGCGATGCAGCCGGGGGATCGCCAATTATGCCCCCGCTGTGCAAATCCGGAATGGACGAAGGTTAGCCGGGCCAAACGTATCACCTGA